One window of the Klebsiella oxytoca genome contains the following:
- a CDS encoding YejG family protein has protein sequence MNTLQLSIVHRLPQSYRWLDGFAGSRVEPIPQNGIQSENSLVALKLLSPDGEKAWPVMHKLSQALSDIEVDSSIVECEGEPCLFVNRQDEFAATCRLKNFGVAIAEPFSGNNPF, from the coding sequence GTGAATACACTGCAACTTTCTATTGTACACCGTCTGCCGCAGAGCTATCGCTGGCTGGATGGTTTTGCAGGTTCAAGAGTTGAACCGATTCCGCAAAACGGCATTCAGAGCGAAAACAGCCTTGTGGCGTTAAAATTACTCAGCCCTGATGGCGAAAAGGCGTGGCCGGTTATGCATAAACTCAGCCAGGCGCTCAGCGACATCGAGGTAGACAGTTCTATTGTTGAATGCGAAGGAGAACCGTGCCTGTTTGTTAATCGTCAGGACGAATTCGCGGCAACCTGTCGCCTTAAAAATTTCGGCGTGGCGATTGCTGAACCCTTTTCTGGTAACAATCCATTCTGA